The sequence GCCGCGGGTCCGAATGCGCTCGATCAGCGCCGACGAGCCGGTCGCCGCGGTGATCGCGCTGACGCGGCGGACCGGGCATTCGCGGTTCCCGGTGCTCGGCGAGGACAGCGACGACGTGGTGGGTCTCATCCACATCAAGCGGGCCGTCGCGGTGCCCGAGGAGGACCGCGCGACCACCCCGGTCCGCGCGGTGATGGGGCCGACGGTCACGGTCCCGTCCACGGCCCCGCTGGAGCCGCTGCTGGAGACGCTGCGCGCCGGCGGCCTGCAGATGGCGATCGTCGTCGACGAGTTCGGCGGCACCGACGGGCTGGTGACGGCCGAGGACCTGATCGAGGAGATCGTCGGCGACGTCGTCGACGAGCACGACCGGGTGAGCCCGCGCGCCGTGCGCCACCGCGACGGGAGCTGGGCGTTGTCCGGCCTGCTGCGCCCCGAGGAGGCCGAGGAGCTGACGGGCGTGCCCGTCCCGACCGACGACGCCTACCAGACGCTCGGCGGCCTGATGGCCGCGGCGCTCGGGCGCATCCCGGCCGCAGGTGACGCGGTCGAGGTGGCCGGCGTCGGCTACACCGTCGAGCGGATGGACGGCCGCCGGGTCGACCGCATCCGCCTCGACCCGCCGGCCGCCGGCCCGGCGCCCAGGCGCCACGGCAGGCGGGACGACCCCGAACACGCCCCGGAGGACGGCGGCCACGACCGTGACGACGCGGATCGCGCGGGCCAGGGCCGTCAGGGCGCGCGGCCGGGGGGCGGCTCGGAGCTGGCCGACGGCGACGTCGTCGTCGACCCGCGCCGCGCCCTGCCGCCGGCCCATCCCCCCCGTGGCAACGGCCGCGCGGCCGGCTGGGACGGCACCCGGTGAACGACGTGCTGAAGCTGGCGCTGGTCGTGGCGCTGCTGCTGGGCAACGCGCTGTTCGTCGGCGCGGAGTTCGCGCTGATCTCGGCGCGCCGCACGACGATCGAGCCACGGGCGCAGGCCGGGTCGTGGTCGGCCCGGATCACGCTGCGGGCGATGGAGCACGTGTCGCTGATGCTGGCCGGCTCGCAGCTCGGGGTCACCGTCTGCACCCTGGGGCTCGGCGCGCTCGCCGAACCGACCATCGCCCACCTCATCGAGCACCCGTTCGAGGCCGTCGGCCTGCCCGCCGCGGCGATCCACCCGATCGCGTTCGTGCTGGCCCTGGTGCTGGTCACCGTCCTGCACGTGGTGATCGGTGAGACCGTGCCGAAGAACATCGCGCTCGGCGCGCCGGACCGGGCCGCCCTGGTGCTGACCCCGCCGCTGGCCGGCCTGGTGCTGGTGCTGCGACCGGTGATCGTCGCGCTGAACTGGGTCGCGAACGCCAGCCTGCGACTGGTCCGGATCGAGCCGAAGGACGAGGTCGCGAGCGTCTTCACCCGCGACGAGGTGGCCGGCCTGGTCGACGAGTCGCGCCGCGAGGGCCTCCTGGAGGCGGACGAGCACGAGCTGGTCAGCGGCGCGCTGGCCTTCGACGAGCGGGCGGCCCGCGACGTGCTGCTGCCCCGGGAGGGCCTGGTCACCGTCCCGACGGAGATCACTCCCAGGGCGCTGGAGCAGCTGGCGGCCAGCACCGGCTACACCCGGTTCCCGGTGCACGACTTCGGTGGCCGGCTGATCGGGTATCTGCACCTGAAGGACATCCTGGAGACCCGACCGGAGCGACGGGCGTCTCCGGTGGCGGCGAAGTGGCTGCGCCCGCTGGTGCACGTGCCGGCGGACGCGACGCTGCGCCAGGCGCTGACGGTCATGCAGCGCTCCGGTGCGCACCTGGGCCAGGTGGTCGACGCCTCGGGCGAGTCCCTCGGCCTGGTCGCGCTGGAGGACATCCTCGAGGAGCTGGTCGGGGAGATCCGCGACGAGGCGGCCCGCCGGCCCGCCCGCCCGGTCGCGCCGGCCCAGCCCGCGGCCCGGCCCGTCTGACACCGGTTCGTCTGACACCGGGCCGCCTGACACCGGCTCGTCTGACACCGGGCCGCCTGATTCGGGGCCGTGTGGTTCGGGGCCACGACCGTCCCGCCGGTTCCGGTTCGGACCGGGATTGACGGCCGGAACGCCGGGCGCGGGTGCCCGGATGGGGGGTGCGCCCGGGGTTCGGTGTCGGCTGGGCGTCACTTAGGGCGATATCAACGCAATCGGCGTGCCGGGCGTCGAGCATGCGGCGTAGCGTGTGGTCCCTAGCCGGTCTGTTCCCCGGTATCGGCGCAGGCACTGGCGTGGCCTGCGCCGATAGGCAAAGTCTTTACTTGCGGACGCGGTCTCCCGTGTCAGGATCGACAATCGAAAAGCTGTAACTCGTCACGAGGGGGAGGGACCGGTGGCGGGATCGACACCACCCCCGGTATCCGGCAATGCCCCGGCCCCGCTGAACGCGGCGGATCCACGCAAGCTGGGCAAGTACGTGATCACCGGGCGGCTCGGCCAGGGCGGGATGGGAACCGTCTTCCTTGGTCACAGCCCCGACGGCGACGCCGTCGCGATCAAGGTAATCAAGCCGGAGCTCGCCGAGCGCCCGGAGTTCCGGGCCCGGTTCCGGCGGGAGGCTGAAAGCGCCCGCCGAGTCAGGCGGTTCACGACCGCCGCGGTGCTCGACGCCGACCCGGACGGCCCGTGGCCGTATCTGGTGACCGAGTACGTCGAGGGCCCGACCCTGTCGAAGATGGTCGGCCGCCGTGGCCCGCTGCGCCCGGCCGACCTGGAGCAGATGGCGCTCTCGGTCGCGACCGCCCTCTCCGCGATCCACGCCGCCGGGATCGTGCACCGGGACCTGACCCCGGCCAACGTCCTGCTGTCCCCGGTCGGCCCGAAGGTGATCGACTTCGGGCTGGCCCGCGACTTCGCGGGTTCCGGCGAGTTCTCCCGGACCGCCAAGCACGCCATCGGCACGCCGGGGTACATGGCGCCCGAGCAGATCATGGACTCGCCCGTCACGTCGGCCGCCGACGTGTTCGCGTGGGGCGCCATCACCGTCTTCGCCGCCACCGGCCGCCAGCCGTTCGGCGAGGGCCGCATCGAGGCGCTGCTCTTCCGCATCCTCTACGAGCCCGCCAACATCGACGGCGTCCCCGACGAGCTCGCGCCGCTGGTCGACGCCGCGCTGCGCAAGAACCCGGCGGAGCGCCCGACGGCCGAGGAGCTGCGGATCTCCCTGATGAGCGGCGCCGCGCTGCCCGCGGCCCGGCTGGCCGCCTCAGGGCCCACGGCGCAGGAGGCGACCTCCACCGACGGCAAGGACGGCGCCCGCCGCCGGCGCGGCCACCTGTTCGGCCGCGGTCGCCACCAGGACGGCGACGAGGCCGTGTCCGGCGCGCCGGTGTCCGGGGCCGCCACCAGCCTGCTCACCCCGGCTCCGGCGACGACGGGTGCCCCGCCGTCGCCGATCTCGGCTCCGCCGACCTCCGTCGGTCCGGCCGCCCCGGTCTCTCCGGTGCCGCGGCCGGTCCCGGCGCCGTCCGTCGCCCCCGGCGCGCCGGCCGGCCCGATCGCCCGGTCCGCCGGGCCTCGGCCGCCGTCGCTCGCGCCTCGGTCGACGACGTCCACACCGCCTCGCTCCCCCGCGCCGTCGACGCCGGCACCGCACCCCTCGGCTCCGCCGCCGGCCACTACTCCGTCCCCCGTGCCCGTCTCGCCGGCGCCGGCCGCGCCGCCTCGCCCGCAGGCGCGGCCCGCGGGCGAGCGGGCGGCCGCGGCGGTGACGGCGCAGGTCGCCCCGCCCGCCAGGCCAGCCGAGGAGGCCCGGCCGACGGGGTCCGGACGCGGTCGTCGCACCGTCGTGCTGGTCGCCGCTGGGCTGGTGCTGCTCGCCGCCGCGGTGGGTCTCCCGCTGGCGCTCACCCACGGGTCCGGCGGCAGCGGCGGCTCGTCGTCGGTGTCCCCGGCCCGGGCCGCCCAGCTGTCCGACACCCTCGCGAAGGCCGCCGACACGGCCCGGCCGACGGACCCGGCCCGCGCGGCCCGGCTCAGCCTCGCCGCGTACCGGATCTCACCGACGCAGGCCGCGGCCAGCGCCATGGTCGCGTCCTTCGCCGCCAGCTCCAAGGTCGACCTGCCGGGCTCGCCCGTCGCCTACACCGGTGTCGCCCTGACATCCGACGGCCGCCTCGGCGCGGCCACCGACGCGGCCGGACGGGTCCGGCTGTGGAACCTCGCCGCCGCGACGCCGGCCCTGCTCGCCGACATCGCCACCGGGGACGCCAGCGCTCCCACGGCCCCGGTGTTCCTGCCGACCGGCGACCTGCTGACCGGTGGCGGCATCGGGCACGCGTGGACGCTCGCCGACCCGCGCGCGCCCAGGGCGATCTCCGACGTGAAGCCGCAGGCGACCCAACCGCTGCAGCTGGCCCTCTCCGGTGACGGGCGGCTGCTGGTCACCGCGGGCCAGGACCGGATCATCGAGCTGTGGGACCTGAACAACCCGGCGAAGCCAGGCTGGCTGGGGCTGAAGGTGACCCCCGGGATCATCACCGACATCGCGCTCAGCCCGGACGGCCGCACACTGGCCGTCGCCGGCGTCGACGGCACGGTGTCCCTGTGGGACCTGAGCGACCGCCGGAACCCGGTCGAGCGAGGCTCCGCGGTCGGGCACCTCGGCCAGGTCACGGCGGTCGCGTTCCTGCCGGGCAGCAAGCGGATCGTCACCGGGGGAAGCGACAAGACGGTCCGGCTGTGGAACATCACGGACCTGGACGCCCCCCGGCAGCTCGGCGAGGTCACCCAGGGCGGCTCGCCGGTGGTGAACGTCGCGGCGCTCGACGCGAACCTGGTCGTCAGCAGTGACGCGAGCGGCAGCCTGCTCGGCTGGAGCGTCGCCGCGGCGAACCCCGCGGAGTCGTTCTCGCTGGGCCGGGGCAGCACCGGCCTCGACCTGGCCGTGGGCGGCGCCGGGAAGATGTTGCTGACCGCCCCGGCCGGAGGCTCCTCCGGTGCCGCGTCGCTCATCTCGACCGACCCGGCCCGGCTGGCGACGGTCGCGTGCGCGAATCCGGCGAACAGGATCGGCGAAACGGAATGGAAGTCCCTCATCGCCGACCTCGCGTATTCCGACCCCTGCGCCGGGCGATAAGGCATTCCAGATGGCACTCCCGCCCGCCCCGGTTCGACGGTTTCACCGTTACCGGGGCGGCGCGTCCCACACCAGGCTTGGTGCGACGGTAGTTCGGTGATCGAGAAGTCGGGCCGGCCGCGTCGCGCCCGTGTGACAGCAAAAGGGCACAGGTGACACAGCGATGGGCTACCAACTCGGAATCGACATCGGAACGGCGAACACCACGGTCGCCGTGGCGGCGGGTGACTGGCCACAGATTCTGACGGTCGCCGGCGGTCCGTCGATTCCGACGGTCCTTTACTTCCCGGCGGGCGCTCCGGTGGTGTTCGGCCGGGCCGCGGCGCGCCGAGCGCTCGCCGAGCCGTCGCGGGCGGCGCACGGGTTCCTGCGCAGGGTCGGCGACCCTGCTCCGATCATGGTCGGCGGGTCGGCGTACACGCCGGAGGGCCTGGTCACCCGGTTCCTCGACCGCGTGCTCGCGACCGTCACCGAGACCCGTGGCGAGGCGCCGGACCAGGTCGTCCTGACCTTCCCGACGAGCTGGACCTCGCGGCGCCGCGAGCTGTTCACCGAGGCGCTGGAACGCCTGGACGTGGACGTCCCGGTGCGGGCGGTGCCGGCGGCCGACGCGCTCGGCGCCGTGCTGGCCCGGCGTGCCGCGGCCCGGACTCCCGGCCGCAACGCGGACCTGATCGCGGTCTACGACTTCGGGGCCGGCGCGTGCGAGGCGGCCGTGCTGTCCGTCTCCGACTACGGAGCCGAGGTCGTCGGCACGCCGGCCGGGATGGCCGGCGTCGAGATCGACGACCTGCTGCTGGAGCACGTGCTGGCCGCCAGCGGGGTGGACGTCGCCCTGCTGGACCGGACCGAGCCGGCCACGGCCGCGGCGCTCGGCCGGCTGCGCGCCGAGGTCGTCGCGGCCAAGGAGACGCTGGCGGCCGACGACGAGGCGTCGGTCCCGGTCACGCTGCCCGGCGCGTTCGCCTGGGTGACGCTGCGCCGCGAGGACCTCGAACGGCTGGTCACGCCGGCCGTCGAGGACAGCGTCCGGGTGCTGGCCAGGACGGTCCGCTCGGTTCCGACGACCCCCGACGGGCTGTCGTCGGTGCTGCTGTACGGCGGTCTCGCGCGGATGCCGCTGGTCGGCCGGCTGGTGCGGGCCGCGCTGCCCGGCGTGCGCCGGTTCGAGGAGCCGCCGGCGGAGGACCTGGCGATCGGCGCGGCGCTGCTCGCCATCGGCCTCGCCGAGCAGGCCGAGCCGCCGGCCGGCGGCGAGACCGCGATGCTCGGCGGCGGTTTCGCGAGCGAGCCACCGGAGCTCTCCTCATTCCCCGGGGTGTCGCTGCCACCGTCGGGCTCGCTCGCCGGCGCGGGGGCGACGGTACCGATCGCCGCCGCGAGCGCACCGGACGACGCGGAGTCGACCGCTCTGATCACCGCGGCCTACGAGTCGTTCCCGGCCGCCGCCGGGGCGACGGCCGGCGCGACGGCCGGTGCCACCCAGGCGACCGGGCTCGCGGCGTGGAACCCGGCCGCGCCGGCTGGCCCGCCGGCCAGCCCCGGCGGCAGTAACGCCGGGGGCGCAGGCAGCCGGGGCGGCGGCGGCCGCAAGGCGCGGCGCGGCGGCCTCGGCGCGCTGCGGTCCGCGGGCGGGATCGCCGCGCTGGTCGCGGCCGTGGTCTTCATCGCCGGCGGCGCGACGCTCGGCGTCGTGCTCACGCAGGGCGGCGGCGGGGACGCGACCGTGGCCGGGTCGACAACGGCGCCGACGGTCGCGCCCGCGACGGTCGCGGCGCCCACCACCGCGACGGCGGTCACGCCCCCACGCAATGTGGTCCGGGTCGCGAACTCCGACGAGGTGGCCCCGATCCTGGAGAAGGCGTCCCAGGAGCTGGCGTCGAGCCAGCCGAACGTCACCGTCGCCTTCGACTCGACCGTCACCGACACCAACACGGCGTTCACCAAGCTCTGCTCCGGGGAGGCCGCGATCGCCGGCGCCTCGTTCGAGCTGGACCCGAAGTTCGCTCCCGACCCGAGCTGCAAGGACAAGGTGGTCGGGTTCGAGATCGCCCACCACACCCTGCCGATCATCGTGAACCCGGCGAACACCTGGCTGGGCTGCCTCAACCTGTCGCAGCTGAAGTCGATCTGGGCCCCCGGCTCGACGATCACCAGGTGGAACCAGATCAACAAGTCGTACCCGGACGAGCCGATCAACTTCGTCGGCCCGGCGAAGAA is a genomic window of Pseudofrankia inefficax containing:
- a CDS encoding WD40 repeat domain-containing serine/threonine protein kinase, whose product is MAGSTPPPVSGNAPAPLNAADPRKLGKYVITGRLGQGGMGTVFLGHSPDGDAVAIKVIKPELAERPEFRARFRREAESARRVRRFTTAAVLDADPDGPWPYLVTEYVEGPTLSKMVGRRGPLRPADLEQMALSVATALSAIHAAGIVHRDLTPANVLLSPVGPKVIDFGLARDFAGSGEFSRTAKHAIGTPGYMAPEQIMDSPVTSAADVFAWGAITVFAATGRQPFGEGRIEALLFRILYEPANIDGVPDELAPLVDAALRKNPAERPTAEELRISLMSGAALPAARLAASGPTAQEATSTDGKDGARRRRGHLFGRGRHQDGDEAVSGAPVSGAATSLLTPAPATTGAPPSPISAPPTSVGPAAPVSPVPRPVPAPSVAPGAPAGPIARSAGPRPPSLAPRSTTSTPPRSPAPSTPAPHPSAPPPATTPSPVPVSPAPAAPPRPQARPAGERAAAAVTAQVAPPARPAEEARPTGSGRGRRTVVLVAAGLVLLAAAVGLPLALTHGSGGSGGSSSVSPARAAQLSDTLAKAADTARPTDPARAARLSLAAYRISPTQAAASAMVASFAASSKVDLPGSPVAYTGVALTSDGRLGAATDAAGRVRLWNLAAATPALLADIATGDASAPTAPVFLPTGDLLTGGGIGHAWTLADPRAPRAISDVKPQATQPLQLALSGDGRLLVTAGQDRIIELWDLNNPAKPGWLGLKVTPGIITDIALSPDGRTLAVAGVDGTVSLWDLSDRRNPVERGSAVGHLGQVTAVAFLPGSKRIVTGGSDKTVRLWNITDLDAPRQLGEVTQGGSPVVNVAALDANLVVSSDASGSLLGWSVAAANPAESFSLGRGSTGLDLAVGGAGKMLLTAPAGGSSGAASLISTDPARLATVACANPANRIGETEWKSLIADLAYSDPCAGR
- a CDS encoding hemolysin family protein, whose protein sequence is MNDVLKLALVVALLLGNALFVGAEFALISARRTTIEPRAQAGSWSARITLRAMEHVSLMLAGSQLGVTVCTLGLGALAEPTIAHLIEHPFEAVGLPAAAIHPIAFVLALVLVTVLHVVIGETVPKNIALGAPDRAALVLTPPLAGLVLVLRPVIVALNWVANASLRLVRIEPKDEVASVFTRDEVAGLVDESRREGLLEADEHELVSGALAFDERAARDVLLPREGLVTVPTEITPRALEQLAASTGYTRFPVHDFGGRLIGYLHLKDILETRPERRASPVAAKWLRPLVHVPADATLRQALTVMQRSGAHLGQVVDASGESLGLVALEDILEELVGEIRDEAARRPARPVAPAQPAARPV
- a CDS encoding Hsp70 family protein, producing MGYQLGIDIGTANTTVAVAAGDWPQILTVAGGPSIPTVLYFPAGAPVVFGRAAARRALAEPSRAAHGFLRRVGDPAPIMVGGSAYTPEGLVTRFLDRVLATVTETRGEAPDQVVLTFPTSWTSRRRELFTEALERLDVDVPVRAVPAADALGAVLARRAAARTPGRNADLIAVYDFGAGACEAAVLSVSDYGAEVVGTPAGMAGVEIDDLLLEHVLAASGVDVALLDRTEPATAAALGRLRAEVVAAKETLAADDEASVPVTLPGAFAWVTLRREDLERLVTPAVEDSVRVLARTVRSVPTTPDGLSSVLLYGGLARMPLVGRLVRAALPGVRRFEEPPAEDLAIGAALLAIGLAEQAEPPAGGETAMLGGGFASEPPELSSFPGVSLPPSGSLAGAGATVPIAAASAPDDAESTALITAAYESFPAAAGATAGATAGATQATGLAAWNPAAPAGPPASPGGSNAGGAGSRGGGGRKARRGGLGALRSAGGIAALVAAVVFIAGGATLGVVLTQGGGGDATVAGSTTAPTVAPATVAAPTTATAVTPPRNVVRVANSDEVAPILEKASQELASSQPNVTVAFDSTVTDTNTAFTKLCSGEAAIAGASFELDPKFAPDPSCKDKVVGFEIAHHTLPIIVNPANTWLGCLNLSQLKSIWAPGSTITRWNQINKSYPDEPINFVGPAKNSVQAEVFNSSINGDSTKSRDYTVKDLGGVASTVLSDRDAIGFLDFPTFETLGAQLRGVLVNGGSGCEPPNAITAGTGVYTPLCKPLYVYVRTDALRDPATAAYMKFFLENEQSIAQVSHYVPRDDATVKENVDKVNGLTQGVGPVPA
- a CDS encoding hemolysin family protein, producing the protein MTQALLLVAGVILLAGCGLFVAAEFALVTVDRATVERAARDGDRAAHGTLRALRTLSTQLSGAQLGITLTNLGIGYLAQPAIAELLSGPLGRVGASGQLADDLAVVLALVIATVLTMVFGELVPKNVALARPLATANGAQRFQRGFTAAALPLIRFLNGAANLLLRRFGITPREELASARSAQELFSLVGRSAEHGALARETATLVQRSLLFGDRTAQDVMTPRVRMRSISADEPVAAVIALTRRTGHSRFPVLGEDSDDVVGLIHIKRAVAVPEEDRATTPVRAVMGPTVTVPSTAPLEPLLETLRAGGLQMAIVVDEFGGTDGLVTAEDLIEEIVGDVVDEHDRVSPRAVRHRDGSWALSGLLRPEEAEELTGVPVPTDDAYQTLGGLMAAALGRIPAAGDAVEVAGVGYTVERMDGRRVDRIRLDPPAAGPAPRRHGRRDDPEHAPEDGGHDRDDADRAGQGRQGARPGGGSELADGDVVVDPRRALPPAHPPRGNGRAAGWDGTR